Proteins co-encoded in one Nicotiana sylvestris chromosome 7, ASM39365v2, whole genome shotgun sequence genomic window:
- the LOC104244774 gene encoding calcium-dependent protein kinase 2-like, which produces MGNICSSKSKPEQSNANGHHGSGGVGPHRTEIQYTKSPGPESQLPVRAPPSPKPVSAHGTILGKPYEDVRVHYTLGKELGRGQFGVTYLCTEISTGQQYACKSISKKKLVTKADKDDMRREIQIMQHLSGQPNIVEFKGAYEDKGSVYLVMELCGGGELFDRIIAKGHYSERAAATMCRAIVNVVHVCNFMGVLHRDLKPENFLLSDKSENAALKITDFGLSVFIQEGKLYKDIVGSAYYVAPEVLRRSYGKEIDVWSAGVMLYILLSGVPPFWAETEKGIFDAILKGHIDFESEPWPSVSSSAKDLVRKMLTKDPKKRITAAQVLEHPWLKEGGDASDKPLEGAVLSRMKQFRAMNKLKKLALKVIAENLSAEEIHGLKAMFHNIDTDNSGTITYEELRSGLAKLGSKLTEAEVKQLMEAADVDGNGSIDYTEFITATMHKHRLERDENLYTAFQYFDKDGSGFITRDELETAMEEHGIGDPACIREIISEVDTDNDGRINYDEFCAMMRSGVKQPGKLF; this is translated from the exons ATGGGAAATATCTGTTCAAGCAAAAGTAAACCTGAACAGTCAAATGCCAACGGCCACCATGGATCAGGAGGAGTTGGGCCCCATCGAACTGAAATTCAGTACACAAAATCTCCAGGCCCTGAATCTCAGTTGCCTGTTAGGGCCCCACCAAGCCCAAAACCAGTTTCTGCACACGGTACAATTCTTGGTAAGCCATATGAAGATGTTAGGGTGCACTATACACTCGGTAAAGAATTGGGTAGGGGTCAATTTGGTGTTACATATTTGTGTACTGAAATTTCAACTGGTCAACAATATGCTTGTAAATCAATATCAAAAAAGAAACTTGTTACTAAGGCTGATAAGGATGATATGAGGAGAGAGATTCAAATTATGCAACATTTGAGTGGACAGCCTAATATTGTTGAATTTAAAGGTGCTTATGAGGATAAGGGATCGGTTTATCTTGTGATGGAGTTATGTGGAGGTGGAGAGCTATTTGATAGGATTATTGCAAAGGGACATTATAGTGAAAGAGCTGCTGCAACAATGTGTAGGGCTATTGTCAATGTTGTGCACGTTTGTAATTTTATGGGCGTGTTGCATCGTGATCTCAAGCCTGAAAACTTTTTGCTTTCTGATAAGAGTGAAAATGCTGCTCTAAAGATTACTGATTTTGGGCTTTCAGTATTCATTCAAGAAG GTAAGTTGTACAAGGATATAGTTGGGAGTGCTTACTATGTTGCCCCAGAGGTCTTACGGAGGAGTTACGGCAAGGAAATAGACGTTTGGAGTGCAGGTGTTATGCTTTATATACTACTCAGTGGTGTGCCCCCCTTTTGGGCAG AAACCGAAAAGGGTATATTTGATGCTATACTTAAAGGTCACATTGACTTCGAAAGTGAACCTTGGCCCTCTGTATCAAGTAGTGCCAAGGACCTAGTACGGAAGATGCTGACTAAAGACCCAAAGAAACGGATTACAGCTGCACAGGTTCTTG AGCATCCTTGGCTGAAGGAAGGTGGTGATGCATCTGACAAACCATTAGAGGGTGCTGTCCTTTCAAGAATGAAGCAATTCAGAGCTATGAACAAGCTCAAGAAACTCGCTTTGAAG GTCATTGCAGAGAATCTCTCTGCAGAAGAAATTCACGGCCTCAAAGCAATGTTCCACAATATTGACACTGATAATAGCGGCACTATCACTTATGAAGAACTGAGGAGTGGATTGGCTAAACTTGGGTCAAAGCTCACAGAGGCTGAAGTCAAGCAATTGATGGAAGCT GCCGATGTGGATGGAAATGGCTCAATTGACTACACTGAATTCATCACCGCCACTATGCATAAGCACAGGCTAGAAAGAGACGAAAATCTATATACTGCATTTCAGTATTTTGATAAAGATGGCAGTGG GTTCATCACAAGAGATGAACTCGAAACAGCTATGGAAGAGCATGGAATAGGCGATCCAGCCTGTATAAGGGAAATAATATCTGAAGTGGACACGGACAAT GATGGAAGAATCAACTATGACGAATTCTGTGCAATGATGAGAAGTGGAGTCAAACAGCCAGGCAAACTCTTCTAG